In one Oceanibaculum indicum P24 genomic region, the following are encoded:
- a CDS encoding DUF2254 domain-containing protein — MITKLNNAVIRLRSALWFRPTVASLGAAALALLLAGTDRLLPEFIAIPEVDGGSVKELLTLLASAMLTVTTVTLSALLVVLNMAVSQASPRALPGLMADEVTQNALSTFIATFVFALFGMLGLAIEAYDKSGLSLLFGCGLVLTIMALRYLVQWIHHIASTLRLGNIAARVHADTQASIDRFLSDPLMGAHPVEGKREVEDGTATLATTRSAYLCGIDMEEMQEIAARNGLTIELLCRPGDFLHRDRPAIAIHIGEERLDDALRGKLLDCFLLGEERSYHQDPLLGLQILGEMASRALSPGINDPKTAIICLDRLEALLSQAARPPEQEEVPRHERLSLPALTFDTMLDRAMHSIARDAAPNVEVVLRQIAALERIGMAAGSERIQPALMNMLGLTADYARNAIAVAQDREAVEQAAMRARRRLSGSLTPAG, encoded by the coding sequence ATGATCACCAAGCTGAACAACGCCGTCATCCGCCTGCGCTCCGCCCTGTGGTTCCGGCCCACCGTGGCGTCGCTCGGTGCTGCCGCGCTGGCGCTGTTGCTGGCCGGCACCGACCGGCTGCTGCCGGAATTCATCGCCATACCGGAGGTCGATGGCGGCAGCGTTAAGGAGCTGCTGACGCTGCTTGCCAGCGCCATGCTGACCGTGACAACGGTGACGCTGTCGGCGCTGCTGGTCGTGCTGAACATGGCGGTCAGCCAGGCCTCGCCACGCGCCCTGCCCGGCCTGATGGCGGACGAGGTGACGCAGAACGCGCTCAGCACCTTCATCGCCACCTTCGTCTTCGCGCTGTTTGGCATGCTGGGGCTGGCCATCGAGGCTTATGACAAGAGCGGCCTCAGCCTGCTGTTCGGCTGCGGCCTTGTACTGACGATCATGGCGCTGCGCTATCTGGTGCAGTGGATCCACCACATCGCCAGCACGCTGCGGCTGGGCAATATCGCCGCCCGCGTGCATGCCGATACGCAGGCCAGCATCGACCGCTTCCTGTCCGACCCGCTCATGGGGGCGCATCCGGTGGAGGGAAAGCGCGAGGTCGAGGACGGCACGGCGACGCTCGCCACGACACGCAGCGCCTATCTGTGCGGCATCGACATGGAGGAGATGCAGGAGATCGCCGCGCGCAACGGCCTGACCATCGAGCTGCTGTGCCGCCCCGGCGACTTCCTGCACCGCGACCGCCCGGCGATCGCTATCCATATTGGCGAGGAACGGCTGGACGATGCGCTGCGCGGGAAGCTGCTGGATTGCTTCCTGCTGGGGGAGGAGCGCTCCTACCACCAGGACCCGCTGCTCGGCCTGCAGATATTGGGGGAAATGGCCAGCCGCGCTTTGTCGCCCGGAATCAATGACCCGAAGACCGCGATCATCTGCCTGGACCGTCTTGAGGCGCTGCTGTCGCAAGCGGCGCGACCACCTGAACAGGAAGAGGTGCCGCGCCATGAGCGGCTGTCGCTGCCGGCGCTGACCTTCGACACCATGCTGGACCGGGCGATGCATTCCATCGCCCGCGATGCCGCGCCGAATGTCGAGGTCGTGCTGCGGCAGATCGCGGCGCTGGAGCGCATCGGCATGGCGGCCGGGTCGGAAAGGATACAGCCTGCCCTTATGAACATGCTGGGGCTGACCGCCGACTATGCCCGCAACGCCATCGCCGTGGCGCAGGACCGCGAGGCGGTGGAGCAGGCGGCGATGCGGGCGCGCCGCCGCCTGTCCGGAAGCCTCACGCCAGCCGGCTAG
- a CDS encoding SDR family oxidoreductase — protein MSSKSLEGKVALVTGASRGLGRAIAERLGREGATVAVHYGKNREAADEVVGTIKAAGGDAFAVQAEIGSVKSIGEMFATLDKELTARTGAARFDILVNNAGIAPNLPMEETDEETFDRLFDVNVKGLFFVTKQAIGRLRDGGRIINISSGLSRAVGGMNIPAYSATKGAVDVLTRQWAVAYGGRGITVNSLAPGAIDTDMNAGWLRGNAESEAMITSMQALKRIGKAEDIGDAAVFLAGPDSRWVTGQYIEASGGSLI, from the coding sequence ATGAGCAGCAAGTCACTTGAGGGCAAGGTCGCCCTCGTCACCGGCGCCAGCCGCGGGCTGGGCCGCGCCATTGCCGAGCGGCTGGGCCGCGAGGGGGCCACGGTCGCCGTGCATTACGGCAAGAACCGCGAGGCGGCGGATGAAGTCGTCGGGACTATCAAGGCGGCGGGTGGCGACGCCTTTGCCGTGCAGGCGGAGATCGGCTCGGTAAAGAGCATCGGGGAGATGTTCGCCACGCTGGACAAGGAGCTGACGGCCCGCACCGGCGCCGCGCGCTTCGACATTCTGGTGAACAATGCCGGCATCGCGCCGAACCTGCCGATGGAGGAGACGGACGAGGAAACCTTCGACCGGCTGTTCGACGTGAATGTGAAGGGGCTGTTCTTCGTCACCAAGCAGGCCATTGGCCGGCTGCGCGATGGCGGGCGGATCATCAACATCTCGTCGGGCCTCTCCCGGGCCGTCGGCGGCATGAACATTCCGGCCTATTCTGCGACCAAGGGGGCGGTGGATGTGCTGACCCGGCAATGGGCGGTGGCCTATGGCGGGCGCGGCATCACCGTGAACTCGCTGGCACCCGGCGCCATCGACACCGACATGAATGCCGGCTGGCTGCGCGGCAACGCCGAGTCGGAGGCGATGATCACGTCGATGCAGGCGCTGAAGCGCATCGGCAAGGCGGAGGATATCGGCGATGCGGCTGTCTTCCTCGCCGGGCCGGACAGCCGCTGGGTTACCGGCCAGTATATCGAGGCGAGCGGCGGCTCGCTGATCTAG
- a CDS encoding ArsR/SmtB family transcription factor: protein MRPLFHPDTEAITLQGVLHALSDPARLAIVRALRESPDLSCSKAAPVPEMAKSTLSNHFRILREAGLLCSRREGTQYANCLRLDDLDARFPGLLDAILNAAEPSDS from the coding sequence ATGCGTCCCTTGTTCCACCCCGACACAGAGGCGATCACGCTGCAGGGCGTGCTGCACGCGCTGAGCGATCCGGCGCGGCTGGCGATCGTGCGCGCGCTCCGGGAATCGCCGGACCTCTCCTGCAGCAAGGCCGCCCCGGTGCCGGAGATGGCGAAATCCACCCTCTCCAACCATTTCCGCATCCTGCGCGAGGCCGGGCTGCTGTGCAGCCGGCGCGAGGGCACGCAATACGCCAACTGCCTGCGCCTGGACGATCTGGACGCCCGCTTCCCCGGCCTGCTCGATGCCATCCTGAATGCGGCCGAGCCGTCCGACAGTTAG